One part of the Phragmites australis chromosome 3, lpPhrAust1.1, whole genome shotgun sequence genome encodes these proteins:
- the LOC133912555 gene encoding protein SEEDLING LETHAL 1, chloroplastic-like: MEELLLRHGSLPRPAAPCRRFRIVAVALRTRPTSLAVPGLPPALAPATLAPEPVLPSPPVAVDAVAVLLAAGVPPADLRRAAGMCPELLSVPAETIAASLRFLTEEAGVPAADLPRVLRRRPRLLVSPVAARLRPTLYFLRALGVPDLHRRADLLSFSVEEKLLPRIEFLESLGLPSRAARSMARRFPALFCYGVEGNMRPKAEYLLGAMGRDIDELFDFPEYFSYALATRIAQRHEACAVRGVRMPLPAMLRPGEAKFRATLTACVGSTPPRRRSPLWYASWVDDDTGAVAKEGTL; encoded by the coding sequence ATGGAGGAGCTCCTGCTGCGCCACGGCAGCCTCCCGAGGCCGGCGGCGCCGTGCCGGCGATTCCGCATCGTCGCCGTCGCTCTGCGGACCAGGCCCACCAGCCTTGCCGTCCCGGGGCTCCCGCCCGCGCTCGCGCCCGCGACGCTGGCGCCGGAGCCCGTGCTGCCGTCGCCGCCCGTGGCCGTGGACGCCGTGGCGGTGCTGCTTGCGGCGGGCGTGCCTCCTGCGGACCTCCGGCGCGCGGCGGGGATGTGCCCAGAGCTGCTGTCCGTGCCCGCGGAGACCATCGCGGCCTCGCTCCGGTTCCTGACGGAGGAGGCGGGGGTTCCCGCGGCCGATCTCCCGCGCGTGCTCCGGCGGCGCCCGCGCCTGCTCGTCTCCCCCGTCGCCGCCCGGCTCCGGCCCACGCTATACTTCCTGCGCGCGCTCGGCGTACCGGACCTGCACCGCCGCGCCGACCTCCTGTCCTTCTCCGTGGAGGAGAAGCTGCTCCCCCGGATCGAGTTCCTCGAGTCGCTGGGCCTCCCGTCCCGCGCCGCGCGCTCTATGGCGCGGCGCTTCCCGGCGCTCTTCTGCTACGGCGTGGAGGGGAACATGCGGCCCAAGGCGGAGTACCTCCTGGGCGCCATGGGCCGGGACATCGACGAGCTGTTCGACTTCCCGGAGTACTTCTCCTACGCGCTCGCCACACGCATCGCGCAGCGCCACGAGGCGTGCGCGGTCCGCGGGGTGCGGATGCCGCTGCCCGCCATGCTCCGCCCCGGGGAGGCCAAGTTCCGCGCCACGCTCACTGCCTGCGTCGGGTCCACGCCGCCGAGGCGGAGGTCGCCGCTGTGGTACGCCTCGTGGGTGGACGACGACACCGGCGCCGTTGCGAAGGAGGGGACGCTGTGA